From Ptychodera flava strain L36383 chromosome 3 unlocalized genomic scaffold, AS_Pfla_20210202 Scaffold_26__1_contigs__length_13983176_pilon, whole genome shotgun sequence, one genomic window encodes:
- the LOC139125817 gene encoding uncharacterized protein: MKWIEKAFYNSIITRSMSQRLMAIITDLHPDLMGSEISHGSIIFLMTCKSLEAADALWDAYQRGWLDTLTMNTMITNEILVEIDAYFLSLEAVIQCKEYNLCRQELIGKAYHSPGSNSAEKMQSIPVLSRMVRNTREDIASQKIKVGFRKEQNREKARLRNIGKGSMIRLRTETQYERDLMEDIINVKQWRSKQLAKNRKLKLMVESVIDDANIPEELKEVLHQIKRVQTGTPAKNTIRDYQDVQSNLVRCIIQTGWQ, from the exons ATGAAATGGATCGAAAAAGCCTTCTACAACAGCATCATCACGAGAAGTATGTCTCAACGTCTCATGGCAATAATAACGGATCTTCATCCAGACCTGATGGGTTCAGAAATCAGTCACGGAAGTATAATATTTCTCATGACCTGCAAATCCCTTGAAGCTGCAGATGCTTTATGGGATGCATACCAACGTGGTTGGTTAGACACACTCACAATGAATACTATGATAACGAATGAAATTCTGGTGGAGATTGATGCGTACTTCCTGTCTCTTGAAGCAGTGATCCAATGCAAAGAGTACAACCTCTGCAGGCAAGAGCTGATAG GTAAGGCATACCATTCTCCGGGTAGCAATAGCGCAGAGAAAATGCAAAGTATTCCAGTATTGAGTCGTATGGTCAGAAATACTAGAGAAGACATTGCCTCCCAGAAGATTAAAGTTGGATTTCGTAAGGAACAGAATAGGGAGAAGGCTAGGCTGAGAAATATTGGGAAAGGATCCATGATTCGTTTGAGGACAGAGACACAATACGAACGGGATTTAATGGAAGATATTATTAACGTTAAACAGTGGAGATCTAAGCAGCTGGCAAAGAACCGTAAACTAAAGCTCATGGTTGAATCTGTTATCGATGATGCCAATATTCCTGAAGAACTGAAGGAAGTCCTTCATCAAATTAAAAGAGTGCAAACAG GTACGCCAGCGAAAAATACTATCAGGGATTATCAAGACGTGCAGTCGAACTTGGTGAGGTGTATAATCCAGACGGGTTGGCAATAA